In Candidatus Eisenbacteria bacterium, the following are encoded in one genomic region:
- the purD gene encoding phosphoribosylamine--glycine ligase produces MRILIVGSGGREHALAWAVARSPLRPRIFAAPGNAGMGETGTTVPIPATALEALADFAEAARIDLTIVGPEAPLVAGIADMFQSRGLRVFGPGTDAATLEGSKVAAKDLMRRNGIPTAPCEVVSSLEEAERALAGGSYPKAIKADGLAAGKGVVIARSREEGNAAARQMMVERRFGSAGERVLIEEFIEGEEVSVLALCNGTDYLLLPTSQDHKRLLDGDQGPNTGGMGAYAPFPRWNRALEDQVRRRIIEPTLAALDRRGSPYRGVLYFGLILRDGSPFLLEYNCRFGDPETQAVLPLLEGDLLPLLDAIARGEKTPLPELQASKGAAAVVVLASGGYPDAYAKGMPISGIEEARKRAGALVFHAGTRSAEGEPRTDGGRVLGVVGVGEDLERALAIAYEGAALIDYQGKVYRRDIGRRGIAG; encoded by the coding sequence GTGAGGATACTGATCGTGGGGTCGGGCGGAAGGGAGCACGCGCTGGCTTGGGCCGTGGCTCGCTCGCCCCTGAGGCCCCGGATCTTCGCGGCGCCGGGAAACGCGGGCATGGGGGAGACGGGCACTACCGTGCCGATCCCAGCGACCGCCCTCGAGGCTCTCGCCGACTTCGCGGAAGCTGCGCGGATCGATCTGACCATAGTCGGACCGGAAGCCCCCCTCGTCGCGGGAATCGCCGACATGTTTCAGTCGCGGGGCCTCAGGGTCTTCGGGCCGGGGACGGATGCGGCGACGCTCGAGGGAAGCAAGGTCGCCGCCAAGGATCTGATGCGCCGCAACGGGATCCCCACCGCCCCCTGCGAGGTCGTGTCGAGCCTGGAGGAGGCGGAGAGGGCGCTGGCCGGGGGCAGCTACCCCAAGGCGATCAAGGCCGACGGGCTGGCCGCCGGCAAGGGGGTCGTGATCGCGCGATCGCGCGAGGAAGGGAACGCCGCCGCCCGCCAGATGATGGTCGAGAGGCGCTTCGGCTCGGCCGGGGAGCGAGTCCTCATCGAGGAGTTCATCGAGGGAGAGGAAGTGTCGGTTCTCGCTCTCTGCAATGGGACCGACTATCTCCTCCTTCCGACGTCGCAGGACCACAAGCGGTTGCTGGACGGCGACCAAGGGCCCAACACGGGAGGAATGGGGGCCTACGCCCCCTTCCCGCGCTGGAATCGAGCGCTGGAGGATCAGGTTCGCCGGCGGATCATCGAACCGACGCTCGCGGCCCTGGACCGACGGGGGAGCCCGTACCGCGGCGTGCTCTACTTCGGACTGATCCTGCGTGATGGATCTCCCTTCCTGCTCGAGTACAATTGCAGGTTCGGAGATCCGGAAACGCAGGCCGTCCTTCCGCTCCTCGAGGGCGACCTCCTTCCGCTTCTGGACGCGATCGCGCGCGGAGAGAAGACTCCATTGCCGGAGCTCCAGGCAAGCAAGGGAGCCGCCGCCGTCGTCGTCTTGGCCTCCGGCGGATACCCCGACGCCTACGCGAAGGGGATGCCCATCAGCGGGATCGAGGAGGCGCGCAAGCGGGCGGGCGCCCTCGTCTTCCATGCCGGGACCAGATCGGCGGAGGGGGAGCCGAGGACGGACGGGGGACGAGTGCTCGGCGTCGTCGGCGTGGGTGAGGATCTCGAGAGGGCCCTCGCAATCGCCTACGAGGGGGCGGCCTTGATCGACTATCAAGGCAAGGTCTATCGAAGGGACATCGGAAGAAGGGGGATCGCGGGATGA
- a CDS encoding deoxyhypusine synthase has protein sequence MPERSPYLAGQRIAPEPVRPGISVSDLVRRTFLAYNAARLREACRLLSEKMLQDGGTVGLSISGALTPAGIGISCIAPLLRAGHVDWIVTTGANLYHDTHFGLGLSLHQGRPAVDDVALRADRVIRIYDIVFEYDVLLATDRFYQEVVAAPAFQKPMASAEFHHGVGKYLREREKVLGISESCLLAVAFECGVPVYTSSPGDSSIGMTIAASALAGNRLILDPNQDVNETAAIVYEAKRRGTSGVWILGGGSPKNFVLQTEPHLQEILSIADTGHDYFLQVTDARPDTGGLSGATPSEAVSWGKIDPTRLPDAVVAYCDSTIAIPLLTTYVLENVAPRPLKRLYDNREAMLEALRDAHLQTRVTQMLPPGIKPPAKKGPGAS, from the coding sequence ATGCCTGAGCGCAGTCCTTACCTCGCCGGCCAGCGCATCGCGCCGGAACCGGTCCGTCCAGGCATCTCTGTGAGCGACCTGGTCCGCCGCACCTTCCTCGCCTACAACGCGGCACGCCTTCGGGAGGCCTGCCGCCTTCTCTCGGAGAAGATGCTCCAGGACGGCGGCACCGTCGGCCTCTCGATCTCCGGAGCCCTGACCCCCGCCGGGATCGGGATCTCCTGCATCGCCCCGCTCCTCCGAGCCGGCCACGTCGACTGGATCGTGACGACCGGCGCGAACCTCTATCACGATACCCATTTCGGGCTCGGATTGTCACTTCATCAGGGGCGCCCGGCCGTGGACGACGTCGCCCTCCGGGCCGACCGGGTCATCCGTATCTATGACATCGTGTTCGAGTACGATGTCCTGCTGGCCACCGATCGATTCTACCAGGAAGTCGTCGCCGCGCCGGCGTTCCAGAAGCCGATGGCCTCCGCGGAGTTCCACCACGGCGTGGGGAAGTACCTGAGGGAACGCGAGAAGGTCCTCGGGATCAGCGAGAGCTGCCTGCTCGCGGTGGCCTTCGAGTGCGGCGTGCCGGTCTATACCAGCTCCCCGGGCGATTCCTCCATCGGGATGACCATCGCCGCCTCCGCTCTGGCGGGAAACAGGTTGATACTCGATCCCAATCAAGATGTGAACGAGACGGCCGCCATCGTCTACGAGGCGAAGCGCCGGGGCACGAGCGGCGTCTGGATCCTGGGCGGCGGTTCGCCGAAGAACTTCGTTCTTCAGACGGAGCCCCATCTGCAGGAGATCCTCTCCATCGCCGACACCGGCCACGACTACTTCCTCCAGGTGACCGACGCCCGCCCCGACACCGGTGGGCTCTCCGGCGCGACCCCGAGCGAAGCGGTGTCCTGGGGCAAGATCGATCCGACCAGGCTCCCCGACGCCGTCGTGGCCTACTGCGACTCGACGATCGCGATTCCGCTGCTGACCACCTACGTCCTCGAGAATGTCGCGCCTCGCCCGCTGAAGAGGCTCTACGACAACAGGGAGGCGATGCTGGAGGCCCTGCGCGACGCGCATCTGCAGACGCGCGTGACGCAGATGCTGCCCCCGGGAATCAAGCCGCCAGCCAAGAAGGGGCCCGGGGCGAGCTAG
- the purE gene encoding 5-(carboxyamino)imidazole ribonucleotide mutase: MSGESGKRAKGGGAERIGSRARRGTTSTPAQVGILFGSESDRDVMSEAARVLGKFGIPCEMNVLSAHRTPDEARDYARSAREKGIQVLICGAGMAAHLAGAVAASTTLPVLGVPLSAGTLGGLDALLSTVQMPAGVPVGTLGIGAAGARNAALLAAQILALANPGLRRKLDTHKREMARGAKL; encoded by the coding sequence ATGAGCGGGGAGAGCGGGAAGAGAGCGAAGGGCGGAGGGGCGGAGCGGATCGGATCCCGGGCAAGGCGCGGCACGACCTCGACGCCCGCGCAGGTGGGGATCCTCTTCGGGAGCGAGTCGGATCGAGATGTCATGTCGGAGGCCGCGCGCGTCCTGGGGAAGTTCGGAATCCCCTGCGAGATGAATGTCCTCTCGGCGCACAGGACGCCCGACGAGGCGCGCGACTATGCGCGTTCGGCGCGGGAGAAGGGGATTCAGGTCCTCATCTGCGGGGCGGGGATGGCGGCCCATCTTGCGGGCGCGGTGGCGGCCTCGACGACCCTGCCCGTCCTCGGGGTTCCTCTCTCCGCGGGGACCCTCGGCGGCCTCGACGCCCTGCTCTCGACCGTGCAGATGCCGGCGGGCGTCCCCGTCGGCACGCTCGGGATCGGCGCCGCGGGGGCGCGCAACGCGGCTCTTCTCGCCGCGCAGATCCTGGCGCTCGCGAATCCGGGGCTGCGTAGGAAGCTCGACACCCACAAGAGAGAGATGGCGAGGGGGGCGAAGCTGTAG